The sequence ATGCTCCTCACATTTTTAAACCTGGTAAAAAAAGCATCTCGGTCTTTGAACTGTGCAAGTGCTGCTCTGGTCATACTTGTTGCTGTTTCTCCAGTTCCATCAGAGATGACGACAATACGAATATTTTTACGTGGTGCTGACATATAAGACCTTTACAATAAATTAACCTTAGTAAGCTACTTATCGGTAAATCTATAAGCTATTTGACACTTTGTGTATCTGTTATTCTTTTTAATATCAAAGCGTAATAATCGGTGAAAACTAATGAATTGTCACAGGGGTCAAGCGTTATTTTGGGGGTTATTTTATTGAAAAATGTTTTCTGAGACTTGGCCAATTGCCTAGTATGAATATAGATTAGTTCATTGAGTTCTTCGATTGTTTTTATTTTACCTTGAAGAAAATCTATTGTTTCTTTAGGGCCTATACTTTTTAGGGGGCGACAAGAACTTGCATTAATTTTATTAATTATTTGAGAAATTTCATCAATTAATCCATCTTTATGCATTTGATTAATTCTGTCTTTTATCATTTGCCAATGTTTGTGTTTGTTGGGGCATAAATAGATATTCAAAAAATTCCATTGCTTATTGGCCGGTGTAGAAAAATCGTATGGGGAATTTTTATCAAATTGATTTTTTTGGTCTGATATTTTTTTACCTGAAACCCAGAAGTATTCTACAGCTCGCAAAAGTCTGTAATGATCATTAGGATGAAGCTGATTTAAAGAATCGGGATCATTTATTTTGAGAATATTGATAAAGGGTTCAATTCCTTCTTCTTTGTAGGTTTGTTCAACTTTTTGAGAAATTTCTTTTGGTGTGGTTGGAGTTTCATACATTCCTTTAATCAGGGAGCGTAGATAGAACCCGCTTCCACCAACTAATATTGGGACTATTCCTTTCGAATGTAATTCAGCAATCTTTTTTTTTGCCAATTCTACGAAATCTGATGAGTTAAAATCACTATCAATTTCAACAACACCCATAAGGTGATGAGATATACCTTCTTTTTCTTTATCGCTTGGCCTAGCAGTAGAAATAGAAGGTTCCTTGTAAAACAAAAGTGAATCGAAATTAATGATCTCACTTTTAACTTGCTGAAGATGAAAAAATTTGGCCAATTGAATAGAAAAGGTCGTTTTTCCTGAACAAGTTGGGCCAAAGATATTAATAATACAGTTCATTTAAAAAGAGTTCCTAAAAGCTCATCATCTAAAAGGATTGTACACTCGCTTAAATTTAATGCCTGGTCAAGTAAGTCCTTAGTAAGAGAAAAATTTTTAGGAAAAGTGGCCTTAATTTTTTTTATAATAGTTTTAATCTTGGAAATATTGGCCAAAGGATTTTTATCTATTTCAAGAAGAAGAGTGACAAGAAAATTATCGATATCTAATGTTTCAAGTCCCTTAGGTACAGTTCGCAAAGCATAAAGAGAATTTGAAAGTTGATCAATTTCAAGACCTTTTTTTTCTATCCATGGTAGGATCTCTTTCGTATTCTTTAACATTAATTTCAGTGGGGCACTTATAAGCAGGG comes from Halobacteriovoraceae bacterium and encodes:
- the miaA gene encoding tRNA (adenosine(37)-N6)-dimethylallyltransferase MiaA, with protein sequence MNCIINIFGPTCSGKTTFSIQLAKFFHLQQVKSEIINFDSLLFYKEPSISTARPSDKEKEGISHHLMGVVEIDSDFNSSDFVELAKKKIAELHSKGIVPILVGGSGFYLRSLIKGMYETPTTPKEISQKVEQTYKEEGIEPFINILKINDPDSLNQLHPNDHYRLLRAVEYFWVSGKKISDQKNQFDKNSPYDFSTPANKQWNFLNIYLCPNKHKHWQMIKDRINQMHKDGLIDEISQIINKINASSCRPLKSIGPKETIDFLQGKIKTIEELNELIYIHTRQLAKSQKTFFNKITPKITLDPCDNSLVFTDYYALILKRITDTQSVK